The Denticeps clupeoides chromosome 5, fDenClu1.1, whole genome shotgun sequence genome includes a region encoding these proteins:
- the prpf3 gene encoding U4/U6 small nuclear ribonucleoprotein Prp3 — protein MSLPKREVEELRPWVERTVKKVLGFSEPTVVTAALHCVGKGLDKRKTVDQLRPFLDESAGGFVECLFEALEESRNLRGSRGGAEKNRKRDLKDVFGDEVEAVREAAEAGDPAVKKKRVPRFDVVEEPEVLPAPPTESPGMLTKMQIKQMMEAATRQIEERKKQLSFSAPGPQPRLPVLPPPLQQEPPVSHLLTPPVQPPTASSQAIAPSQAASIMNDAIEKARKAAELQARIQSQLAMKPGILGALSNTGSHNLVALANLHAMGIAPPKVEAREITKPTPLILDELGRTVDASGKEVELTHRMPTLKANIRAVKREQFRQQLKERPSDDLESTSYFDPRVFITPSQRAKKGFRFHERGRFEKIAQRIRTKSQLEKLQAEIAQAAKKTGIQASTKLALIAPKKELGDADVPFMEWWDSYILPSHMDLTPETVLDGMDFFGVTNLVEHPAQLSPPVDSDKPVTLGVYLTKKEQKKLRRQTRREGQKEVQEKVRLGLMPPPEPKVRISNLMRVLGTEAVQDPTKVEAHVRAQMAKRQKAHEEANAARKLTAEQRKEKKVKKLKEDLSHGVHIAVYRIRNLTNPAKKFKVEANASQLYLTGTVVLHKDVNIVVVEGGPKSQKKFKRLMLSRIKWEEHTNSKREDPNGSDDESSKKNNKCNLVWEGTAKERSYGEVKFKQCPTENMAREHFKKHGTEHYWDLALSQSVLETTDD, from the exons ATGTCTCTGCCGAAGCGGGAGGTGGAAGAGCTTCGGCCCTGGGTGGAGCGAACAGTGAAGAAGGTTCTGGGGTTCTCGGAGCCCACTGTGGTCACGGCGGCGCTGCACTGCGTCGGGAAGGGTTTGGACAAGAGGAAGACAGTAG ATCAGCTTCGGCCTTTCCTGGACGAGTCTGCCGGTGGGTTTGTTGAGTGTCTTTTTGAAGCCTTGGAAGAGAGCAGAAATTTACGTGGTAGTAGAGGTGGAGCTGAGAAGAATCGAAAGAGAGACCTCAAG GATGTGTTTGGGGACGAGGTTGAAGCTGTCAGAGAGGCAGCTGAGGCCGGAGATCCAGCTGTGAAGAAGAAGCGCGTGCCAAGGTTTGATGTGGTGGAGGAACCCGAGGTTTTGCCTGCACCACCAACTGAGAGCCCAGGAATGCTTACAAAGATGCAG ATAAAGCAAATGATGGAAGCGGCCACCCGACAGATTGAAGAGCGAAAGAAACAACTCAGTTTTTCTGCACCTGGCCCTCAG CCTCGTTTGCCTGTTCTCCCCCCTCCTCTTCAGCAAGAACCACCTGTCTCCCACCTGCTCACCCCTCCTGTGCAGCCACCAACCGCCTCGTCTCAGGCTATAGCACCGTCACAGGCAGCCTCCATCATGAATGATGCCATTGAGAAAGCCCGCAAAGCTGCCGAGCTGCAGGCCCGCATCCAATCACAGCTGGCAATGAAGCCGGGGATTCTGGGTGCATTAAGCAATACAGGCTCGCACAACTTGGTGGCTCTAGCCAACTTGCATGCCATGGGCATTGCCCCTCC TAAAGTAGAGGCGCGTGAGATTACCAAGCCTACACCCCTAATTCTGGATGAACTGGGTCGGACTGTGGATGCCAGTGGCAAAGAAGTGGAGCTAACACACCGAATGCCTACATTGAAAG CGAATATCCGAGCTGTGAAGAGAGAACAGTTCAGGCAACAGCTGAAAGAACGCCCCAGTGATGACCTTGAGTCCACCTCGTATTTTGACCCACGGGTATTCATTACCCCCTCACAGAGAGCAAAGAAAGGATTTAGGTTCCATGAAAGGGGTCGTTTTGAGAAAATAGCTCAACGAATCCGCACCAAG tccCAGCTAGAGAAGCTGCAAGCCGAAATCGCCCAGGCTGCTAAGAAGACCGGCATTCAGGCATCAACGAAGCTGGCCCTCATTGCACCTAAGAAGGAGCTGGGTGATGCAGATGTGCCTTTCATGGAATGGTGGGATTCGTATATCCTGCCCTCCCATATGGATCT AACCCCTGAAACAGTGTTGGATGGcatggacttttttggagtgaCTAACCTGGTAGAACATCCTGCACAGCTTAGCCCTCCAG TGGACAGTGATAAACCTGTGACCCTGGGAGTATACCTGACaaagaaagaacagaagaagCTTAGGAGACAGACCAGGAGAGAGGGCCAAAAAGAAGTCCAGGAGAAGGTCCGACTTGGTCTGATGCCCCCTCCTGAACCCAAAG TGCGCATATCAAATCTGATGCGAGTGTTGGGGACGGAAGCGGTTCAGGACCCTACTAAGGTGGAGGCTCATGTCAGAGCACAGATGGCAAAGAGACAAAA GGCTCACGAGGAAGCCAATGCAGCTCGCAAGCTTACAGCTGAACagaggaaagagaagaaagtgaaaaagctgAAGGAGGACCTAAGTCATGGCGTTCATATTGCAGTTTACAG GATCAGGAATTTGACTAATCCAGCCAAGAAGTTCAAAGTGGAGGCCAATGCGAGTCAGCTCTACCTTACAGGCACTGTAGTGCTGCATAAAGATGTCAACATTGTTgtggtggagggag GACCAAAATCTCAAAAGAAGTTTAAGAGGCTGATGCTTAGCAGGATCAAGTGGGAAGAACACACCAACTCAAAGAGAGAAG ACCCAAATGGTTCAGATGATGAGAGCTCAAAGAAGAACAACAAGTGTAATCTAGTGTGGGAG GGCACTGCAAAAGAACGCAGTTATGGGGAGGTGAAGTTCAAGCAGTGCCCAACGGAGAACATGGCCAGGGAACATTTTAAGAAACATGGCACAGAGCACTACTGGGACCTGGCGTTGAGTCAGAGCGTGCTGGAGACCACCGATGACTGA
- the LOC114790694 gene encoding circadian-associated transcriptional repressor-like yields the protein MQSTGSTSSLPSNDSLSSSDSFLFSDTDPGEEDADVFLSEREISGGVQSSQSVYSLDGSGLDSPGSQWACDGFSEPERSEVTGGRSVSLSTSISSSTTSGAWSGAESSQSSEKTGQSEADQLFAQKCSELRGFVRPLLELLNGLKKGRFDKGLSSFQQSVAMDRIQRIVGVLQKPYLGEKYLNTLLQVEMMLKLWFPQVVPRATVTSAASGPSPYSNSNTAATPPHKHKDQLHMPVKKRRLSWSDTDSSSTPLPTAHKCYMVKDDVEQREEGGSRSGTSSTQPQRKSASKSHGVVQPRGRGHGSCVPEGEASSLRGIRWSEPSLTWVHTAPILSPPKSCPPHEGGSGKRGSFVVFAVPPATTRGSPAMQDSSISSTTPFSEPCQSPQQIGCQTKPAGDVPQTSEACTGQGRGQVSSPPIMRAEPLKVHSPVQT from the exons ATGCAGTCAACAGGAAGCACTTCCTCTCTGCCTTCCAATGATTCTCTAAGCTCCAGCGACAGCTTCCTGTTCAGCGACACTGACCCTGGGGAGGAGGACGCTGACGTTTTCCTGTCGGAGCGCGAAATCAGCGGAGGAGTTCAGTCCAGCCAGAGCGTGTACAGTCTGGATGGCAGTGGGCTGGACAGCCCGGGCTCTCAGTGGGCCTGTGATGGCTTTAGCGAGCCGGAGCGATCAGAGGTCACCGGGGGTCGCTCCGTGTCACTCTCCACGTCCATCTCGTCTTCCACAACATCGGGGGCATGGAGCGGGGCAGAGAGCAGCCAAAGCAGCGAGAAGACTGGGCAGTCGGAGGCGGACCAGCTGTTCGCTCAGAAG tgttcAGAGCTTCGGGGGTTTGTCAGACCTCTATTAGAGCTGCTGAATGGCCTGAAAAAAGGAAGATTTGATAAGG GACTGAGTAGTTTCCAGCAGAGTGTTGCCATGGACCGAATTCAGCGGATTGTGGGAGTGCTGCAGAAGCCCTACCTCGG GGAGAAATATCTTAACACGCTGCTGCAGGTGGAGATGATGCTGAAGCTGTGGTTTCCTCAGGTGGTCCCTCGGGCAACTGTCACCTCGGCTGCATCTGGCCCATCTCCTTACAGCAACTCGAACACTGCTGCCACGCCCCCTCACAAGCACAAGGACCAGCTCCACATGCCTGTGAAG AAACGCCGGCTAAGTTGGTCTGACACAGACTCCTCCTCCACAccgctgcccacagctcacaaATGCTACATGGTCAAAGATGATGTGGAGcagagagaggaaggagggagCCGCTCAGGGACGTCCTCCACCCAACCACAGCGAAAGAGTGCATCCAAGAGCCATGGAGTGGTGCAGCCACGTGGCCGAGGTCACGGCAGCTGTGTGCCTGAGGGAGAGGCATCCAGCCTCAGAGGTATCCGCTGGTCAGAGCCCAGTCTGACCTGGGTCCACACAGCACCGATATTGTCCCCGCCCAAATCCTGCCCCCCTCATGAGGGCGGGTCAGGCAAAAGGGGCAGCTTTGTTGTCTTTGCAGTTCCTCCCGCAACCACCAGGGGCAGCCCAGCAATGCAGGACAGCTCCATTTCCTCCACCACACCCTTCTCTGAGCCCTGTCAATCCCCGCAGCAAATTGGGTGCCAAACCAAACCTGCAGGGGACGTGCCGCAGACCTCAGAGGCCTGTACGGGACAGGGGAGGGGTCAGGTCTCATCGCCTCCAATCATGAGGGCGGAGCCATTGAAAGTGCACAGTCCTGTGCAAACATAA